The proteins below come from a single Gossypium raimondii isolate GPD5lz chromosome 2, ASM2569854v1, whole genome shotgun sequence genomic window:
- the LOC105788043 gene encoding uncharacterized protein LOC105788043, translating into MLMKHNPNNQIPIQPFPFPSIMNVSDMGESNHAVLDDSYRPLPALYLSFLFIWFFSACSWTFNTYKNRHFQINNLQWTLASVPLIKALQLTLSFLFWYSCFYLQLCSLWMSFGVYVTGVLFQTVSFVSFLLISHGYCITCERLSVTERRTTAALGCVFYLTLIGYRASVPYFTVLLLLNYMISFYVIFHHISQNLLVLREQLTFIEDEDVQPMRDAVYMKYRMLKKFQGAMQIVAMAEIVIYINIDDSSENYWLRLLVREWAQFCIFLYIGWTFRSQELAPRFSVMPTLKSKVDLMVPPIYRIEMDATTFREFQSHEWHIGVPTSVRDESSRDSVLVIIQHPNAYRPTTILSSRKQPV; encoded by the exons ATGTTAATGAAACACAACCCGAACAACCAAATACCCATCCAACCTTTCCCTTTTCCTTCAATCATGAACGTCTCAGATATGGGTGAGTCCAATCATGCCGTACTCGACGACTCCTATCGACCTTTGCCTGCTCTTTACTTGTCTTTCCTTTTCATCTGGTTCTTCTCCGCTTGTTCTTGGACTTTCAACACTTACAAAAACCGCCATTTccag ATAAATAATTTACAATGGACTCTTGCATCTGTGCCCTTGATTAAAGCCTTGCAACTCACTCTATCCTTCCTTTTTTG GTATTCATGCTTTTATCTTCAGCTATGTTCACTGTGGATGTCTTTCGGGGTGTATGTAACTGGAGTGCTCTTTCAGACAGTTTCGTTCGTTTCCTTTTTGCTCATCTCTCATGGATACTGCATCACCTGCGAGCGCCTTTCGGTAACAGAGCGTCGAACTACTGCCGCACTTGGATGTGTATTTTACTTGACTCTCATTGGTTACCGAGCTTCTGTACCTTATTTCACA GTTCTTCTACTTcttaattacatgatttctttttatgtaatttttcaCCATATATCGCAAAATCTATTAGTGTTGCGGGAGCAGTTAACATTTATCGAGGATGAGGATGTCCAACCAATGCGCGATGCTGTTTATATGAAGTACAGAATGTTAAA GAAATTTCAGGGTGCTATGCAAATAGTTGCTATGGCCGAAATTGTG atATACATAAACATTGATGACTCCTCTGAGAATTACTGGCTCCGGTTGCTGGTTCGAGAATGGGCTCAATTCTGCATATTTTTGTACATTGG GTGGACTTTTAGGTCACAAGAATTGGCACCACGCTTTTCGGTTATGCCAACTTTAAAATCTAAAGTGGATTTAATGGTCCCTCCGATCTATCGTATA GAAATGGATGCAACGACATTCCGAGAGTTCCAAAGCCATGAATGGCACATCGGTGTG CCGACTTCTGTACGAGACGAAAGCTCCAGAGATTCGGTTTTGGTAATAATTCAGCATCCAAATGCATATCGACCGACAACAATACTTTCATCAAGAAAACAGCCAGTATAG